CTACTGAGGCTCTATCTACTGCCGCTTTATGCCCGGCTATTACAACTTGACCTGGTGAATTGTAGTTAACTGGCGATACAACTTCGCCTTGTGCTGATGCTGCACACGCCGCTTTAATTTCGTCGTCGCCTAAACCAATAATAGCGGCCATTGAGCCCACACCTGCTGGTACGGCTTCTTGCATGTACAAGCCACGGTTTTCAACTAATTTTACAGCTTCGCTTAAACTAATCACGTTACTGCATACCAGTGCTGAATATTCACCTAAGCTGTGCCCTGCCATGACAACATCGGCATCTGGATTTTTAGCTAACCAGTCGCGATAAATCGCAACGCTTGCGGTTAATAATGCAGGTTGAGTTCGGTGGGTTTCGTTTAGTTTTTCTTCTGGACCGTTAAGAACTAACGCTGCTAAGTCGTATCCCAATGCGGTTGATGCTTCTGCAAACGTTGATTTTACAATGTCGGAGGTTTCTAAAAGCGCTTGTAACATACCTACGCTTTGCGAACCTTGACCTGGGAATAGAAGTGCAATTTTTTGTGCCATACTTTGCTCTTTTTAATTAAACAAATAAATAATGAAATACACGGCACATCAATTTACTGATTGGCCACCGTGTCTTTAGAATGTGTTTTTTCGAAAATAGCGGCTATTTTAGTGGGAAGTTGGCGTTCAACTTCTTTTACCGCTTCATCGATTGCTGCTTGAAATGCCTTAGCTGAGGCGTTTCCATGGCTTTTAACGACAATACCGCGCAATCCTACCAGAGAAGCACCGTTATACTGGTCGGGGTTCACCCTTTTATAGAGTTTTTTTATGA
This DNA window, taken from Pseudoalteromonas marina, encodes the following:
- the fabD gene encoding ACP S-malonyltransferase, producing the protein MAQKIALLFPGQGSQSVGMLQALLETSDIVKSTFAEASTALGYDLAALVLNGPEEKLNETHRTQPALLTASVAIYRDWLAKNPDADVVMAGHSLGEYSALVCSNVISLSEAVKLVENRGLYMQEAVPAGVGSMAAIIGLGDDEIKAACAASAQGEVVSPVNYNSPGQVVIAGHKAAVDRASVACKEAGAKRALPLSVSVPSHCELMKPAAEKLANDLAALTFNTPKCDVINNVDVKAESSADAIKDALVRQLYSPVRWTETVQALVAQGVTQSYEFGPGKVLTGLAKRIDKAMVCGSVNDAASIDTAK